CAAATCCATCACTACAGATATTGGCCTGGGGCCATTGCATAAAAGTGACGATGTCAGATTCTGTCATCGATCGTCCCATAACCGACTCTTCCGCTTTGGCTTCGTGGGCGAGTTTGATCAGGTACATATACGTATCTGCAGGGTCTTCTTTTCTATCGAGGGCGATGTCTGCTATGCTTTTGCCCACCCATTCAGGTCGCGCATCATATCTGGACAGGATCATGCCTTCCGGTGGAGTTAGTTCCCGCAATGCAAATTCAGCACTTGTTTTATTGTCAAAATCCCGTTTAGGAAATTGAACCCCCAAATCCGACAACCAAAAATCATAAGGGTAGATGTCAGCAGTGATCTGTATGCCTTCTGCCCTGGCTTGATCGAGTCGCTGCACGATGTCAGTAGACTTCCCCCATTTAGACTTCATCGCTATTTTGAGATGCGATATTTGGACGGGCATATTCGTCCTTTTACCAATGTCTATGATTTCTTCAATAGCAGATTCAAGATGGATGTCTTCCGACCTGAGGTGTGAGATGTATCTTCCGTCGAGGCGGGCTGCCGCAAGGGCCAGGCTCATGACTTCTTCTTTGGATGAATATATACCCGGATCATATTCGAGGCCGGTGCTGAGACCCAATGCTCCGGATTTGATCTCGCGAATGACCAGTTTTTTCATTGCCTTTACCTCAGACCTGGTAGCAAGCCGATTGGCATCTTTATTGCCCATTACTTCATATCTAATGGTGTTGTGACCAGCATAGGAGGCGAGATTTACCGGCAGACCTTTTTGTTGTCTTTCGCGGAAATAGTCCTGTATCGGCAAATAGGAGGATCCATCCTGACCTACTATCAGGGTCGTGATACCCTGGCAAAGAAACGAACTGAACTGCGCCGTATCATCCAGGTTACGTGAGTGATGACTATGGGTGTCGATGAATCCAGGTGCAAGCACCAGTCGACCGTGCCCCTCAATGATTTTTTCGTTGATTTGTGGGATAAGATTGCCCATCAAGACTATTTTATCCCCCCTGACCCGAATATCTTTTAATTCACCGGGGTGACCCGTTCCGTCTATGACGATAAAGTCTTTGAATAAATAAGATTGACCTGATAAGCTCATTGACAATGTCAAAAACAGCAAGGAGCTACAGTATCGTAAGTTTAAAAACAATTTAGTCATTATACAGCCACCTGAAATTAATATCTTTAAGGTGTAAATGTCTAAAAATAATGATTTAATAAAGATTCTAAATTTTGCAGCCTCTCCTTATCTAAATTTAATCGTGGTGGCTGTAGTCTTTGCATTATCGATCGCCGGTTGCAGTAAGGAGGACACCACTGATCAAATCATTATTAAGGGTAAAATCATCAATAATGAAACTGGCAAAGGTGCTGCCAGGGTCAATGTTTATACTGATTATGGGATACCTTGTTGTGGGGGGATTGCACAAAAACTAGGGTCTGACAGTACGTTTACTTCAGGGACAGGAGATTTTGAATTAGTGATAGATTATCCGAAGGATACCAATATCTATCGTTTTATCACTTATGTCAAAGCTTTCCCCTTAATCAATAAGTTTTATTATTATTTTGATACCTTGGTTGAAGGAATAGGGGTCATTGATTTTGAATATGACCAAATGGTGGTACCCTCCGGTCCGGTCATTAAATTACCGGATGGTTTTGTCCACCAATGCAATTTTACTATTCACCCCATTGGGCTGCTGGAGGCTGATTTGTCACAAGATGTTTTACCGCTAAATGATACACTACATTTTGTTATCACACGGCTGGACAACCGCCAGTTATTTTATGATTATACCGTATACCCTGACAGCAGATTTAAGATGATAAGAATTCCGCTTCCGGCCGAGATCCCTGTAGAAATGACCACGATCATCACCAATGAAGGCGGCTACCGAAAGGAACTGATCCATACTTTATATTTGAGAAAAAATGAAAGAATGCCTTGGTTAGTATATCATTGAATAGTTAATACTCATGAGGGTATTCGACCCTTGCTCCACCGGACCCTGAATGGCAGGTGAAGCAAGTATTAAAATTGAAAATATAAGTATCTTTCCAGTATGACATTTAAAAACAAGACCATTTTCATCACTGGTGGAAGCCGGGGTATCGGCAAAGCCATCGCTTTACGTATGGCCCGCGAAGGTGCCAATATCGTAATCGCTGCTAAAACAGTGGAAGAAAATGCTAAAATACCGGGTACGATCTATTCGGCAGCTGAGGAGATCGAAGCAGCCGGTGGCAGGGCCCTTCCTCTGCAGGTAGATATTCGCTATGAAGACCAGGTCGCAGGAGCTATTGCCAAAACGGTCGAAACATTTGGAGGTATCGATATCCTGATCAACAATGCCAGTGCTATCTCTCTCACCGATACCCCAAATACAGATATGAAGCGCTACGATCTCATGCATAATATCAATGTACGTGGCAATTTTATGGCGACGAAGTATGCACTGCCCCATCTCAAAAAATCATCCAATCCTCATATCCTGGTATTGTCACCCCCTTTGAGCCTGGATCCCAAATGGTATGGCAATCATCTGGCATATACCCTCAGCAAAATGAATATGAGTCTATGTGTACTGGGTTGGGCCGAAGAGTTTAGAGAGATGATAGCAGTCAATGCCCTCTGGCCTCGTACCACGATCGCTACAGCTGCAGTACAGAATCTGCTCGGGGGTGATCAGATGATTCGTATGTCACGGATACCGGATATCCTGGCTGATACAGCATATTATATCTTTCTGCGAAATGCAAATACCTGCACCGGAAGATTTTGTATTGATGAAGAGATTCTTGCGGAGGAAGGTATCACAGATTTGGACAAATATGCAGTGGATCCTTCATCAGAGTTGATGCCCGATTTGTTTTTATAGGTTCGGATACAATGGCCTGGTGGCAGAATGATATACTCCATCCCATCATTTAGGGATCTCCTTCCAAAAAGCGAAACAGAAGATATCCTACCGCCCTGATCATAGGAGAAAAGGATATGGTAGTTTATGGATCCAGGAGATAATCAAGCCATGTCTTTTAATCGGTCTGATACCAGCCTCGCGAAGAAATCTGGAAAATATCACCTCAGGAATGAGCTTGATCTAAGGAGAAAAGCGCCTGGCAGATTACATGATCACGGAAAAAATAAATGGCTAACCGGACACTTAACTTACGTGGCATAGTCTGCTTATTATTCATCAAAACTTATAGTTATATTTACTTATTCATTATAATATCAATTGTCTAATAACGAATATGAAAAAACCAACGAACAGAAGGAAGTTTATCCAGACCTCACTGGCTGCAGCGGTAGGTATCTCTGTAGCCAAACAAGCCTTTGCTGCACAACCGCTCCCTGTGTATGTGCACCGCAAACTGCCTCCCTCAATCAAATTTTCGGTCATAGGTCTTAATCATGGACATATCTATGGTCAGACTGCGGCTTTGATACGAGGCGGTGGTGAGCTGGTATCCTTTTATGCCAAAGAGGCAGATCTTGCGGCAGCATTTGCCAAAAGATATCCAGATGCTAAACTCGCTAGCAGTGAAGAGGCTATCCTCGAAGACAAATCAATTCAAATGGTGCTGAGCGCCGGTATCCCCATCGACCGGGCTCCCCTGGGCATACGCGTGATGCAACATGGCAAAGATTATATGTCTGATAAGCCGGGTATCATCACTTTAAAACAACTAGCACAAGTGCGCAAGGTCCAGGCACAAACCGGTAGGATCTATTCAATCATGTACAGTGAACGGTTTGAAAACAGGGCTACTGTCAAAGCAGGAGAATTGGTGCAGGCGGGGGCTATCGGCCAGGTGATACAAACGATAGGATTGGGGCCACACCGGATCAGCCTCAGTTCCAGACCTTCCTGGTTTTTTGATAAAAAATTTTTTGGCGGTATCCTTTGCGATATTGGCAGCCATCAGTGTGACCAGTTTTTATATTTCACGGGATCTACTTCTGCAGAGGTACTGGCATCCCAGGTAGGCAATGTGCATTACCCTCAATATCCACAGTTTGAGGATTTTGGTGATATGACCCTGCGTGGAAATAAAGGCACCGGCTATATACGCAATGATTGGTTTACCCCTGACGGCCTCAAAACCTGGGGAGATGGTCGGTTGACTATACTTGGCACAGAAGGGTTTATGGAAATCCGTAAGAATATAGATATCGCCAGAGCAGATAGTGGTAGTCACTTATACCTCGTAGATAAAAAACAAACCGTCTATATCGATTGTAAGGATGTAGATACACCCTATGGTAGACTTTTGGTAGAAGATGTCATCAACAGGACGGAGACTGCGATGACACAAGCTCACTGTTTTCTGGCCACCGAGCTGGCACTCAAAGCACAGAAGGCTGCAAAAAAACTGGTTTTAGATAAAGCCTAGCGCACTGTAGTTACGGTTTACACGAATACAAACTGGTTGCTGATCAATGCCGCAGCCAAGCGGAGTACCCGTGACTCCAAACGAAAACTAACAAATTAAAACCTCCTATTTTTTCTGGGTTAGGGTAATTTTTTTATATTGTATTTCAAGCTTACCAAACCCCGCTCATAAAAAGCTTGCTTCATTTT
The window above is part of the Saprospiraceae bacterium genome. Proteins encoded here:
- a CDS encoding amidohydrolase family protein, which translates into the protein MSLSGQSYLFKDFIVIDGTGHPGELKDIRVRGDKIVLMGNLIPQINEKIIEGHGRLVLAPGFIDTHSHHSRNLDDTAQFSSFLCQGITTLIVGQDGSSYLPIQDYFRERQQKGLPVNLASYAGHNTIRYEVMGNKDANRLATRSEVKAMKKLVIREIKSGALGLSTGLEYDPGIYSSKEEVMSLALAAARLDGRYISHLRSEDIHLESAIEEIIDIGKRTNMPVQISHLKIAMKSKWGKSTDIVQRLDQARAEGIQITADIYPYDFWLSDLGVQFPKRDFDNKTSAEFALRELTPPEGMILSRYDARPEWVGKSIADIALDRKEDPADTYMYLIKLAHEAKAEESVMGRSMTESDIVTFMQWPQANICSDGFGGGRHPRGTGSFPRVLDHYVKMLQVFPLEEAIRKMTSLSADHMGIVMRGKISHGYFADLVIIDPDMVRDRSTLQDPYALSEGIEQVYVNGQCVWTEARYTNINPGIVIKNKRYN
- a CDS encoding NAD(P)-dependent oxidoreductase — its product is MTFKNKTIFITGGSRGIGKAIALRMAREGANIVIAAKTVEENAKIPGTIYSAAEEIEAAGGRALPLQVDIRYEDQVAGAIAKTVETFGGIDILINNASAISLTDTPNTDMKRYDLMHNINVRGNFMATKYALPHLKKSSNPHILVLSPPLSLDPKWYGNHLAYTLSKMNMSLCVLGWAEEFREMIAVNALWPRTTIATAAVQNLLGGDQMIRMSRIPDILADTAYYIFLRNANTCTGRFCIDEEILAEEGITDLDKYAVDPSSELMPDLFL
- a CDS encoding Gfo/Idh/MocA family oxidoreductase; translated protein: MKKPTNRRKFIQTSLAAAVGISVAKQAFAAQPLPVYVHRKLPPSIKFSVIGLNHGHIYGQTAALIRGGGELVSFYAKEADLAAAFAKRYPDAKLASSEEAILEDKSIQMVLSAGIPIDRAPLGIRVMQHGKDYMSDKPGIITLKQLAQVRKVQAQTGRIYSIMYSERFENRATVKAGELVQAGAIGQVIQTIGLGPHRISLSSRPSWFFDKKFFGGILCDIGSHQCDQFLYFTGSTSAEVLASQVGNVHYPQYPQFEDFGDMTLRGNKGTGYIRNDWFTPDGLKTWGDGRLTILGTEGFMEIRKNIDIARADSGSHLYLVDKKQTVYIDCKDVDTPYGRLLVEDVINRTETAMTQAHCFLATELALKAQKAAKKLVLDKA